From Weissella diestrammenae, a single genomic window includes:
- the mprF gene encoding bifunctional lysylphosphatidylglycerol flippase/synthetase MprF, whose translation MKAKTQKGAMMRKIIGIATAFVVFFELGAMIRHLDFHPLLQLFKTIPTSLFLICFVVGVFAGSFALGYDYILHRLLSPDVKMSWRDGLTAWAGNAVHNALDVGGIVSVKLHQLAFDKTTVSKATFRQLYWLSQSGLAIFSAIALLMHVINPGFYSQIHDTWYVIGMLLPVIGLWITKRRYQLKKMLPTIRMRQIIGVSGLDWLAKVGTFLLIGILFGFPIDYWQVIPLLIAAHVIGLVTLIPGAWGSFDLVMIIGLIGMGLDSEAAFLWLLIYRLSDTVTPLLLGLFIYLWRALTDINQEFRGVPQDLTISVMHKIVTGLLYFGGITLILTGTLPGTLTQIHWLAHFNPWASNLLLQLPNIFIGVLLVMAGRGIASRVRRAMLPTMALQMIGIGYVLYFHQNWQPLVLFGMIFLLTWGIKSALYRQQFIYSWEAQIFDGFIYGGIFVTYLILGILNMPRFAGPHHRPTQALALLIPSIHWWFTGVIALAVIILAVVALRKYFAGHIERLGDTVDEARLATILAKGDNHYANLVFLGDKRVFYYQDTVAIQFRLINNKAVMMSDPFGVASDFKSALNAFIHEADRLGYIPVFYEVSESVAMLAHEFGYNFLKLGEEAWVDTLTFKTAGKKFANIRSEINQATAAGFEFAVIQPPYTDKFLRTLRAVSDEWLAGREEKGFSLGFFDASYLQRYPIGILKRADGEIVAFATLITSQTENQMTVDLMRFSKAAPNGTMDVLFVKAFEYAREQGVTTFNLGMSPLANVGINSQGFIRERLANLVYQFGSRIYSFEGLHHYKNKFASSWHPYYIAYSSRSNLVIVMLALSAIDNPGID comes from the coding sequence ATGAAAGCTAAAACACAAAAGGGCGCGATGATGCGTAAAATTATTGGAATTGCCACGGCGTTTGTTGTGTTTTTTGAGTTAGGGGCGATGATTAGACATCTTGATTTTCACCCATTGTTACAGTTATTTAAGACCATTCCAACGAGCTTATTTCTGATTTGTTTTGTGGTTGGCGTATTTGCCGGTAGTTTTGCGCTTGGTTATGATTATATTTTGCATCGTTTATTGAGTCCGGATGTAAAAATGAGTTGGCGTGATGGCTTAACAGCATGGGCAGGGAATGCAGTTCATAACGCATTGGATGTCGGTGGTATTGTCAGTGTCAAATTACATCAGTTAGCTTTTGACAAAACAACGGTTTCAAAAGCAACCTTTAGACAATTATACTGGCTCAGTCAAAGTGGATTGGCTATTTTTAGTGCCATCGCATTATTAATGCACGTGATTAATCCCGGTTTCTACAGTCAAATCCATGATACATGGTATGTGATTGGTATGTTATTACCGGTGATTGGGTTATGGATCACTAAACGCCGTTATCAACTAAAAAAAATGTTGCCAACCATTCGCATGCGACAAATCATCGGTGTTTCTGGCCTGGATTGGCTTGCAAAAGTCGGTACTTTCTTATTAATTGGCATTTTATTTGGGTTTCCAATTGATTATTGGCAAGTCATACCGCTCTTAATTGCAGCCCATGTCATTGGACTGGTCACATTGATTCCTGGTGCATGGGGGAGTTTTGACCTAGTGATGATTATCGGGCTGATTGGTATGGGGCTCGATAGCGAAGCTGCATTCTTGTGGCTATTGATTTATCGGTTAAGCGACACAGTAACCCCATTACTATTGGGCTTGTTTATTTATCTTTGGCGCGCATTGACCGATATTAATCAAGAATTTCGCGGTGTACCACAAGATTTGACGATTAGTGTCATGCATAAAATCGTGACTGGACTCCTATATTTTGGTGGGATTACCTTGATTCTCACTGGTACTTTGCCGGGCACACTCACTCAAATTCATTGGTTGGCACATTTTAATCCATGGGCTTCCAATTTGCTCTTACAGTTACCCAATATTTTTATTGGGGTATTACTAGTAATGGCTGGTCGCGGGATTGCAAGTCGTGTTCGACGTGCCATGCTGCCCACTATGGCACTGCAAATGATTGGGATTGGTTACGTACTTTATTTTCATCAGAATTGGCAACCATTGGTGCTATTTGGGATGATTTTCTTGCTGACGTGGGGTATTAAATCAGCTTTGTATCGACAACAATTTATTTATAGTTGGGAGGCACAGATTTTTGACGGCTTTATTTATGGTGGCATTTTTGTTACCTATCTGATCTTAGGTATTTTAAATATGCCGCGTTTTGCTGGTCCACATCATCGACCCACGCAGGCATTGGCGCTTTTGATTCCGTCAATTCACTGGTGGTTCACTGGGGTGATTGCATTGGCAGTCATTATTCTCGCGGTTGTTGCATTACGTAAGTATTTTGCTGGGCATATCGAGCGCTTGGGTGACACAGTTGATGAAGCTCGCCTTGCAACAATTTTGGCTAAAGGTGATAATCACTATGCTAATTTGGTCTTTCTAGGTGACAAACGAGTTTTTTATTATCAAGATACGGTCGCAATTCAATTCCGCTTAATCAATAATAAAGCAGTCATGATGAGTGATCCATTTGGCGTTGCTAGTGATTTTAAATCGGCCTTAAACGCCTTTATTCATGAAGCTGACCGGTTGGGCTACATACCAGTTTTTTACGAGGTGTCTGAGTCAGTTGCTATGTTGGCACATGAATTTGGCTATAATTTCCTAAAATTAGGTGAAGAAGCGTGGGTGGACACACTAACGTTTAAAACAGCTGGTAAGAAATTTGCCAATATTCGAAGTGAAATCAATCAAGCCACGGCAGCAGGATTTGAATTCGCAGTCATCCAGCCACCGTATACAGATAAGTTTTTGCGGACGTTACGTGCCGTTTCAGATGAATGGCTAGCTGGTCGTGAAGAAAAAGGCTTTTCACTTGGTTTTTTTGATGCCTCATATTTACAACGGTATCCAATTGGGATTTTAAAACGGGCCGATGGTGAAATCGTCGCTTTTGCCACCTTAATCACGTCCCAGACTGAAAATCAAATGACGGTTGATCTCATGCGATTTTCTAAGGCAGCCCCCAACGGGACGATGGACGTCTTATTCGTGAAGGCCTTTGAGTATGCCCGTGAGCAAGGGGTAACGACCTTTAATTTGGGCATGTCACCTCTTGCTAACGTTGGGATTAATTCACAAGGGTTCATTCGGGAACGCCTAGCTAATTTAGTCTATCAATTTGGGTCACGGATTTATTCATTTGAAGGATTACACCATTATAAAAATAAGTTTGCATCAAGTTGGCACCCTTATTACATCGCCTATTCATCACGTTCAAATCTCGTCATTGTGATGTTAGCCTTATCGGCGATTGACAATCCAGGCATCGATTAA
- a CDS encoding alpha/beta fold hydrolase encodes MQILTMDGSKIVYDVYGQSHKPPLILLHGNNGRANDFKRQIKVYQTHFYVIAIDTRGHGRSTNEADDLTYQTLVQDLESLRQQLKLERMILVGYSDGANLALRYAHDFPMYVAAMVLNAPNLSLAGLYAPIVWIARFLTAILHGLRHGSAFLMRKYLQTALMFEPLGIQLSDLTTIQAPTLVFVGQFDFIKRQHTQAIVAHLPKGHVQIIKWRTHLIMQTEPQLFARVTQTFLKEQGI; translated from the coding sequence ATGCAGATTTTGACAATGGATGGCAGTAAAATCGTATATGATGTGTACGGACAATCGCATAAACCACCCTTAATTTTATTACATGGTAATAATGGACGAGCCAACGATTTTAAACGCCAGATTAAAGTTTATCAAACGCATTTTTATGTCATTGCAATTGATACCAGAGGTCATGGCCGTTCAACTAATGAAGCTGATGATTTAACGTATCAGACACTTGTTCAAGATTTAGAAAGTTTGCGACAACAGCTGAAATTAGAACGTATGATTCTAGTTGGGTATAGTGATGGCGCTAATTTAGCCTTACGTTATGCGCATGATTTCCCAATGTATGTTGCGGCAATGGTATTGAATGCCCCCAATCTTTCGTTGGCAGGTCTTTATGCACCAATTGTTTGGATTGCCCGTTTTTTGACTGCAATTTTACACGGGCTACGACATGGATCTGCATTTTTAATGCGTAAGTATTTGCAAACGGCATTAATGTTTGAACCATTAGGAATCCAGCTATCAGATTTAACAACTATTCAGGCGCCAACGTTAGTCTTTGTTGGTCAATTTGATTTTATTAAACGACAACATACACAGGCAATTGTGGCGCATTTGCCCAAAGGACATGTGCAAATTATTAAATGGCGGACGCACTTGATTATGCAAACTGAACCGCAATTATTTGCGCGAGTGACACAAACATTTTTAAAGGAACAAGGAATATGA
- a CDS encoding transcriptional regulator, which produces MNTLKQIQTTGMAAIMQEPFIHALATGTLTDDIADYYTAQDNQYITAFEPLVDTIDEAFGLTRPFVDDETAAHLSLSTEIAKQPMDANGQAYVAHMQAATALSPIAGTMAILPCVESYHFIANHIANQSPYRAWTGYYQQASYARLVSYYQDILAKYDYTDYLSIYADSYTFEQKFWRNAFMKGTNND; this is translated from the coding sequence ATGAACACTCTCAAACAAATTCAAACCACTGGTATGGCGGCAATCATGCAAGAACCATTTATCCACGCTTTAGCAACAGGCACGCTGACCGATGATATTGCTGACTACTATACGGCACAAGATAATCAATACATTACAGCCTTTGAACCATTAGTTGATACAATTGATGAAGCATTTGGCTTGACTCGGCCTTTTGTTGATGATGAAACAGCTGCGCATCTCAGCCTCAGCACTGAAATCGCTAAACAACCTATGGACGCCAATGGACAAGCATACGTGGCACACATGCAAGCCGCTACTGCCTTATCTCCCATCGCTGGGACCATGGCGATTTTACCTTGTGTCGAGTCGTATCATTTCATTGCCAATCACATTGCCAATCAATCCCCCTATCGTGCTTGGACTGGCTACTATCAACAAGCAAGTTATGCCCGCTTAGTTAGTTATTATCAAGATATTTTGGCCAAGTATGATTATACCGACTATCTATCAATTTACGCTGATTCGTATACCTTTGAACAAAAGTTTTGGCGCAATGCGTTTATGAAAGGAACAAATAATGACTAA